A window of Psychroflexus sp. ALD_RP9 contains these coding sequences:
- a CDS encoding glycosyltransferase family 2 protein, producing MREQPLVSIIIPTYNRAHLIGETLDSVLAQTYQNWECIVVDDGSTDDTDAVMQKYCDKDSRFKYYHRPEEHLPGGNGARNYGFKMSSGEYVNWLDSDDLFSPYFLSNKELEFLNGNFDAIVSLSQTFNKISGDGSILWNILPDNKDQLQLNNLVNDFLKQNMLWPPIAIVWKKTFFDKKKDLWNEHLKSWQDWEFHIKMLLEKPSLHFKSCDIDTFYRIDSSDKISTKAKDKQFFINLKKSIDDVISLIKSKALIVTFSSEIKNLIARVLIRLPIQNGYYNFSLLSALKYTFTLKSLFPIKSFILELARQYFIFRKISSFLYQPYKEKIKFDTTFMKLTKENLK from the coding sequence TATAATCGCGCGCATCTCATTGGCGAGACGCTGGATTCTGTGTTAGCCCAAACCTACCAAAACTGGGAATGTATTGTGGTTGATGATGGCAGTACTGATGATACAGATGCCGTAATGCAAAAGTATTGCGATAAAGACTCACGCTTTAAATATTACCACCGACCTGAAGAACACTTGCCAGGTGGCAACGGCGCCCGGAATTATGGGTTTAAGATGAGCTCCGGAGAGTATGTGAATTGGTTGGATAGCGATGATTTATTTTCTCCATATTTTTTATCAAATAAAGAACTTGAGTTTTTAAACGGGAATTTTGATGCTATTGTTTCCCTGAGTCAAACTTTTAATAAAATTTCTGGAGATGGTTCAATTTTGTGGAATATTCTACCTGATAATAAAGATCAATTACAATTAAATAACTTAGTAAATGATTTTCTGAAACAAAATATGCTATGGCCACCGATAGCAATAGTTTGGAAAAAAACGTTTTTCGATAAAAAAAAGGATCTATGGAATGAACATTTGAAATCTTGGCAAGACTGGGAATTCCATATTAAAATGCTCTTAGAAAAACCAAGTCTTCATTTTAAATCTTGTGATATTGATACCTTTTATCGCATTGATAGTAGCGATAAAATTTCAACTAAGGCAAAGGATAAACAATTTTTCATAAATCTTAAAAAAAGTATTGACGATGTTATTTCACTCATAAAAAGTAAAGCTTTAATAGTTACTTTCTCTTCTGAAATTAAGAATCTCATCGCAAGGGTATTAATAAGGCTGCCAATTCAAAATGGCTACTATAACTTTTCACTACTAAGTGCTTTAAAGTATACATTTACCTTAAAATCTTTATTTCCTATAAAATCATTTATTTTAGAATTAGCTAGACAATATTTTATCTTTAGAAAAATAAGCAGTTTTCTTTATCAACCTTACAAAGAAAAAATCAAGTTTGATACTACATTTATGAAATTAACCAAAGAGAATTTAAAATAA
- a CDS encoding glycosyltransferase — translation MNGISVIICCYNSEQRIKPTLEHLNLQQTNFPWELIIVDNNCSDKTVQTVNNCIQQMHQLTERTSIVKESKPGLNYARSRGANTAKYDLILFCDDDNWLNESYLQKAYDFLKDNPDFGIVGGNGVEKCEIDPPKWFDKYKSLYAIGCRNDGEVSNVYGAGMLLKKELLSGINFNMSDRKGDSLASGGDSEICYNVINKGYKIRQLCDNTFYHFIPKERLKTTYIYKMFYAVGKTRKELYQISPKHYKLFSPSYRLKKDVKNLFKALLKLDWIGVRCNFYSLKAYWLN, via the coding sequence ATGAACGGGATTTCAGTCATTATATGTTGCTATAATTCAGAACAAAGAATTAAACCAACGCTTGAGCACCTTAACTTACAGCAAACTAATTTTCCTTGGGAGTTGATTATTGTTGATAATAATTGTTCAGATAAAACGGTACAAACAGTTAACAACTGTATACAACAAATGCATCAACTTACTGAGCGTACGAGCATTGTTAAAGAAAGTAAGCCAGGTTTGAATTATGCTAGATCAAGAGGTGCAAATACAGCTAAATATGATTTAATTCTATTCTGTGATGATGACAATTGGTTGAATGAAAGTTACCTTCAAAAAGCTTATGATTTCCTGAAAGATAATCCTGACTTTGGGATTGTGGGTGGAAACGGAGTAGAAAAATGTGAAATTGACCCACCAAAATGGTTCGATAAATACAAATCTTTATATGCGATAGGATGCAGAAATGATGGTGAAGTATCAAATGTTTATGGTGCAGGAATGCTGCTAAAAAAAGAGTTACTTAGTGGTATTAATTTTAATATGTCTGACAGAAAAGGAGACAGCCTTGCCTCAGGCGGAGATAGTGAAATATGCTACAATGTAATTAATAAAGGTTATAAAATAAGACAGTTGTGTGATAACACTTTCTATCATTTTATTCCTAAAGAGCGCTTAAAGACTACTTACATCTATAAAATGTTTTATGCGGTTGGTAAAACTAGGAAAGAGTTATATCAAATTTCTCCAAAGCACTATAAGCTATTTAGTCCTTCTTACAGGCTTAAGAAAGATGTGAAAAATTTATTTAAAGCTTTACTAAAATTAGATTGGATAGGTGTAAGGTGTAATTTTTATTCTCTAAAAGCCTATTGGTTAAATTAA
- a CDS encoding glycosyltransferase has product MKKILLFSPLCKPKAVLEVSLPSYLNLKCQGFTYDILLYNDNNIEDSKQYTDNFISQHDNVSLLPNIFDENSAYQKHNWNISLIDRISAIKNKALEYALKNNYDYIFLVDADLVLNPNTLISLVNAQKHFIFEIFWTMFTNAHYYKPNAWDYHSWVYDTPESIIKLKEPNVYEVGAGGACTLVSRELLERGLNFNRLSNMRFPGEDRHFCTRVQALNEKVYIDTHFPAFHIHNPKLVDEAKLWYSNGAKPEFFKSWLTDEWKTNVRRSFEEPKSKIGQIKKGFYLARRAYINYFKKL; this is encoded by the coding sequence ATGAAAAAAATTCTCCTATTCTCACCATTATGTAAACCTAAAGCGGTTTTAGAAGTTTCGCTTCCTTCTTACCTAAATTTGAAATGCCAAGGTTTTACTTATGATATACTTTTGTATAATGATAATAATATTGAGGATTCAAAACAATATACAGATAACTTCATCTCACAACATGATAATGTCAGTTTGTTACCCAATATTTTTGATGAAAATTCTGCATACCAGAAACATAATTGGAATATCAGTTTAATAGATCGTATCAGTGCTATTAAGAACAAAGCTTTAGAATATGCCTTAAAAAATAATTATGACTATATTTTTTTAGTAGATGCAGATTTAGTCTTAAACCCAAACACCTTAATAAGCCTAGTAAACGCTCAGAAACATTTTATTTTTGAGATTTTTTGGACTATGTTTACAAATGCACATTATTATAAACCCAATGCTTGGGATTACCATTCTTGGGTGTATGATACTCCCGAAAGTATTATTAAACTCAAAGAGCCAAACGTTTATGAAGTAGGTGCCGGTGGCGCGTGTACTTTAGTGAGTCGAGAGCTTTTAGAGCGTGGCTTAAATTTTAATAGATTATCTAATATGCGATTCCCTGGAGAAGATCGTCACTTCTGCACTAGAGTTCAGGCTTTAAACGAAAAAGTGTATATCGATACGCATTTTCCAGCATTTCATATACACAATCCAAAGCTTGTAGACGAGGCTAAACTATGGTATAGCAATGGAGCAAAACCTGAGTTTTTTAAATCTTGGCTAACTGATGAATGGAAAACTAATGTTAGGAGAAGTTTTGAAGAGCCAAAGAGTAAAATAGGTCAAATAAAAAAGGGCTTTTATTTGGCAAGAAGGGCTTACATCAATTACTTTAAAAAATTATAA
- a CDS encoding Stf0 family sulfotransferase encodes MALINKILNRYYKYFGSRRYRKFVIIARSRTGSNLLNSYLNNSSQIIARGELFGRIGDKDEKRIWTDIYRKYSSLVCWVGFKLFYQHPVDSDSKFVWNQIKKDQSILIIHLTRDNKVRAELSRLIAFKTKKWAANTSKPNFEKAILEDKKIKLDVDSFLDEIQSVVNYENYIRQEYSNHKIIEITYEQLTKNPNKTIGEIRKEFDIDSFKIKTPLAKQNTESIEDLVINFEELEKKLSGTQFYSNLSEL; translated from the coding sequence ATGGCATTAATTAATAAAATCTTAAACCGATATTACAAATATTTTGGCTCTAGAAGGTACAGAAAGTTTGTAATTATTGCACGATCTAGAACAGGAAGTAACTTGTTAAACAGTTATTTAAACAATTCCTCTCAAATAATAGCAAGAGGAGAATTGTTCGGCAGAATAGGTGATAAGGACGAAAAAAGAATATGGACTGATATATATAGAAAATATAGTTCACTGGTTTGTTGGGTAGGTTTTAAATTGTTCTATCAGCATCCTGTAGATTCAGATTCGAAATTTGTTTGGAATCAAATTAAAAAAGATCAAAGCATATTAATTATTCATTTAACAAGAGACAATAAAGTAAGAGCTGAACTGTCTAGGTTAATTGCTTTCAAAACAAAAAAATGGGCAGCTAATACCTCTAAGCCTAATTTTGAAAAAGCAATATTAGAAGATAAAAAAATTAAATTAGATGTTGATTCTTTTCTAGACGAAATTCAATCAGTTGTGAATTACGAAAATTATATTAGACAAGAATATTCAAATCATAAAATAATTGAAATCACTTATGAGCAACTTACTAAAAACCCTAATAAAACAATAGGTGAAATTAGAAAAGAATTTGATATCGATAGCTTTAAAATTAAAACACCTTTAGCTAAACAAAACACTGAAAGTATTGAAGATTTAGTCATCAACTTTGAAGAGCTTGAAAAGAAATTATCGGGTACTCAATTTTATTCTAACCTATCAGAACTTTAA
- the wecB gene encoding non-hydrolyzing UDP-N-acetylglucosamine 2-epimerase produces MKILICFGTRPEAIKMAPVVKACLSHQTIKTSVCVTAQHREMLDQVLDFFQITPDFDLDLMQTNQSLNQLSARIIEKMDAVLVKEQPDWVLVHGDTTTSSMVALAAFHRGIKVGHVEAGLRTYNKYSPFPEEINRQLTGRIANAHFAPTQKAYNCLMNEGVKKEEVLITGNTVVDALQVGLKLAKDRGSQNLKKILDQLDSQKKLILVTGHRRENFGDGFIQLCKALAQLAKRSDVEIVYPVHLNPNVKEVVHKELEQLDNIHLVPPVEYPVMLGLLEACDLIISDSGGIQEEAPSLGKMVLVTRATSERMEGIEEGFAELIGTSADKIIERASFYLKYPKVLNKQDNPYGQGDASEKIINYILSR; encoded by the coding sequence ATGAAAATCCTCATCTGTTTTGGTACAAGGCCTGAAGCCATTAAAATGGCACCTGTGGTTAAAGCTTGTTTGAGTCATCAAACTATCAAGACCAGCGTTTGTGTTACAGCACAGCATCGCGAGATGCTTGATCAAGTTCTAGACTTTTTTCAAATCACGCCAGATTTTGACTTAGATTTAATGCAAACTAATCAATCGCTCAATCAGCTTTCTGCAAGAATTATTGAAAAAATGGATGCTGTATTAGTTAAAGAGCAACCTGATTGGGTTTTGGTTCATGGCGATACCACAACTTCTAGCATGGTCGCTTTAGCCGCCTTTCACAGAGGAATTAAAGTCGGTCACGTTGAGGCTGGTTTGCGCACCTACAATAAATATTCGCCATTTCCAGAGGAAATCAACCGTCAGCTTACTGGTAGAATAGCCAATGCACACTTTGCACCGACACAAAAAGCCTACAACTGCTTGATGAATGAAGGTGTAAAAAAAGAAGAAGTATTAATTACAGGAAATACCGTGGTTGACGCTTTACAGGTAGGTTTAAAACTTGCTAAAGATAGAGGTTCGCAGAATCTAAAAAAAATACTTGATCAACTCGATTCTCAAAAAAAATTAATATTGGTCACAGGGCATCGTCGAGAAAATTTTGGAGATGGATTCATTCAACTCTGCAAGGCTTTAGCCCAGCTAGCCAAACGCTCAGATGTTGAAATAGTTTATCCTGTACATCTAAATCCCAATGTAAAAGAGGTTGTGCATAAAGAACTTGAGCAACTAGACAATATTCATCTCGTACCACCAGTAGAATATCCTGTCATGCTGGGTTTGTTGGAAGCCTGCGATTTAATCATTTCAGATTCAGGTGGCATTCAAGAAGAAGCGCCAAGTTTAGGTAAAATGGTGTTGGTTACTCGGGCCACTTCAGAACGTATGGAAGGCATAGAAGAAGGTTTTGCAGAACTAATAGGTACAAGTGCCGATAAGATTATAGAAAGGGCTTCGTTTTATTTGAAATATCCCAAAGTATTGAATAAACAAGATAATCCTTATGGGCAAGGTGATGCATCTGAAAAAATAATCAACTATATTCTAAGCAGATG